In Limnochordia bacterium, the following proteins share a genomic window:
- the ligA gene encoding NAD-dependent DNA ligase LigA, with translation MKDHQATLWDENQDEVAREIESLKEQIRRHNHLYYVLDAPEISDVEYDRLYARLVELEEAYPHFRADDSPTQRVAGQALTSFATVAHRLPMLSLANTFDYAEIRSFASRTEKALNEPVDGYVAELKIDGLAVTLHYEDGKFVRGATRGDGFSGEDITANLRTIKSIPLRLQRPVTIEVRGEVYMDRRDFEALNALRMQKGEALFANPRNAAAGSLRQLDPRVTAERPLDIFIYQMGLGQDVPPRTHHQLLIYFQELGLRVNPHIELYDHIDGVVEYCRNWEEKRQELSYDIDGVVIKVNDLRQQRQLGHTAKSPRWAVAFKFPAQEVTTQVNDIIVQVGRTGVLTPLALLTPVEVAGSVVSRASLHNEDIVRAKDVRIGDWVLIRKAGDVIPEVIGPITGKRTGAERQFIMPKLCPACGAHVVREEGEAASRCVGKGCPAQLVEGLVHFASRAGMDIEGLGPAVVNQLVKSGLVQDPADLYYLTCDHLLGLERFGDRSAKNLIAAINRSKTQPLSRLLAALGIRHVGSSNARLLAKHFGTLDELIRADLTQLLSVPEIGEKIASSIIDFFAEPQNQRIIERLKGAGVNLAEPEDSDTKQPLSGKTFVLTGTLPDYSRDEVAELIEKLGGKVVSQVSSKTDYVVVGERPGSKYERAKELGITTLSQAELLALLGVDDEE, from the coding sequence TTGAAGGATCATCAGGCCACCCTATGGGATGAGAATCAAGATGAAGTCGCTAGGGAGATAGAAAGTCTAAAAGAGCAGATCCGCCGTCATAATCATCTGTATTATGTTTTGGATGCTCCTGAGATTAGTGATGTGGAGTATGATCGGCTCTATGCCCGCTTGGTAGAACTAGAAGAGGCGTATCCGCATTTTCGCGCCGATGATTCACCGACCCAGCGGGTGGCCGGGCAAGCTCTCACCTCCTTTGCTACGGTAGCACATCGTCTGCCTATGCTTAGTCTGGCGAACACCTTTGACTATGCCGAGATCAGAAGTTTTGCCTCCCGTACTGAAAAAGCCCTAAATGAACCGGTGGATGGTTATGTGGCGGAGCTAAAAATCGATGGGCTGGCCGTCACCTTGCACTATGAGGATGGTAAGTTCGTACGGGGTGCTACCCGGGGGGATGGGTTTTCCGGCGAGGATATCACGGCCAATCTACGGACGATCAAGAGTATCCCGCTGCGACTGCAAAGGCCGGTGACGATTGAAGTCCGGGGCGAGGTCTATATGGACCGCCGGGATTTTGAGGCCCTTAATGCATTGAGAATGCAAAAGGGGGAGGCCCTATTTGCTAATCCCCGTAATGCCGCAGCAGGTTCCCTCAGGCAGCTTGACCCTCGGGTTACCGCCGAGCGTCCTTTGGACATCTTCATCTACCAGATGGGCCTTGGGCAGGATGTGCCCCCTAGGACACACCATCAACTTCTTATATACTTTCAAGAACTGGGTCTGCGGGTAAATCCCCACATTGAGCTTTATGATCATATTGATGGGGTGGTGGAGTACTGCCGCAATTGGGAAGAGAAACGACAGGAGCTTTCCTATGACATAGATGGCGTTGTGATCAAAGTAAATGATCTCCGTCAGCAAAGACAGCTTGGCCATACGGCAAAATCCCCCCGCTGGGCGGTGGCCTTTAAGTTCCCAGCCCAGGAGGTGACCACCCAGGTCAATGACATTATTGTCCAGGTGGGACGGACCGGTGTCTTGACTCCCTTGGCACTGCTAACACCGGTGGAGGTTGCCGGATCTGTAGTCAGTCGAGCCTCTTTGCACAATGAAGACATTGTGCGGGCAAAGGATGTCCGCATTGGGGATTGGGTGCTTATTCGCAAGGCTGGGGATGTTATTCCTGAGGTGATTGGGCCGATCACAGGTAAACGTACCGGAGCAGAGCGCCAGTTCATCATGCCGAAACTATGTCCTGCCTGTGGCGCTCATGTTGTGCGAGAAGAGGGGGAGGCGGCTAGCCGCTGTGTTGGTAAGGGATGTCCGGCTCAACTGGTGGAAGGTCTGGTGCATTTTGCCTCCCGGGCCGGGATGGATATTGAAGGATTGGGCCCTGCTGTAGTGAACCAACTGGTGAAAAGCGGTCTTGTACAAGATCCTGCGGACCTATACTACTTGACCTGCGACCACCTCCTTGGTCTGGAACGATTTGGAGATAGATCGGCAAAGAACCTTATTGCTGCGATTAACAGGAGTAAGACCCAACCCCTGTCTCGCCTTTTAGCTGCCTTGGGTATTCGTCATGTGGGAAGTAGTAACGCCAGGCTCTTAGCCAAGCACTTTGGTACCTTGGATGAGTTGATCCGGGCAGACTTGACCCAGCTTTTAAGCGTACCGGAGATCGGGGAGAAGATCGCCTCTAGTATCATTGACTTTTTCGCCGAGCCCCAAAACCAGAGGATCATCGAGCGACTCAAAGGGGCAGGAGTTAACCTTGCGGAACCAGAAGACAGTGATACAAAGCAGCCGCTTAGTGGTAAAACCTTTGTGCTTACAGGTACCCTACCCGATTACTCCCGGGATGAGGTTGCCGAGCTCATTGAGAAATTAGGGGGTAAGGTGGTATCACAGGTTAGTAGTAAGACCGATTATGTGGTTGTAGGAGAACGACCTGGCTCCAAGTACGAACGGGCCAAGGAATTAGGGATCACCACCCTGAGCCAAGCTGAATTACTGGCCCTATTGGGTGTCGATGATGAGGAGTGA
- the gatC gene encoding Asp-tRNA(Asn)/Glu-tRNA(Gln) amidotransferase subunit GatC, which produces MISKKEVERLADMTRIAMTDDELAKFAEDLNEILDRLMGLAEVDTQDVDTTYQAAPLEEATREDVITSSLPAEEVLKNAPEAVDGYFRVPRIVD; this is translated from the coding sequence GTGATTTCCAAAAAAGAGGTAGAACGACTGGCAGATATGACGCGCATTGCCATGACCGACGATGAGTTAGCTAAATTCGCCGAGGACTTAAACGAGATTCTTGATCGGCTGATGGGGTTAGCTGAAGTAGATACACAGGATGTGGATACAACCTATCAGGCAGCACCCTTAGAAGAGGCGACCCGGGAGGATGTTATAACATCAAGCCTACCCGCCGAAGAGGTGCTTAAGAATGCTCCCGAAGCAGTCGACGGTTATTTTCGAGTACCACGGATTGTGGATTAA